The sequence below is a genomic window from Paucidesulfovibrio longus DSM 6739.
CCGCTTCCGGTCTACGGCGACGGGAGAAACGTGCGCGACTGGATATTCGTGGACGATCACTGCCGGGGAGTGGAACTGGCGCTGCTCAAGGGCCGGGCCGGACAGGCCTACAACTTCGGCGGCAACGCCGAATTGCCGAACATCGAACTGGTCAAGACCCTGCTCGACCTCCTGGACAAGCCCCATTCGCTGATCACGTTCGTCAAGGATCGTCCGGGGCATGATCGGCGCTATGCCATGGATTACGGTCTTGCATCCCGTGAACTCGGCTTCGAACCGCGAGTTTCCTTTTCCCAGGGGCTGACGCAGACCATCGAATGGTACCGCGACAACGCCGCGTGGCTGGATCAGGTTCAAAGCGGCGCCTACCGCGACTTCATGGACCAATGGTACGGAGAACGAAAATGAACTTTTTCGAGGGCAAAAAGGCGATCGTTCTGGGCGGCAAAACCGGCCTGCTCGGCCAGGCCCTGGTCAGGGCGCTCCATGAGGCCGGAGCCGAGGTCACGGCCACTGCCCGCTCGGGCCTGAATCCGCTGAACAGCGAAGCCCTGAACGGCTTCATCGACCGGGAGGAACCCGCCCTGCTCTTCAATGCCGTGGCGCACACCCAGGTCGACATGGCCGAGGACGAACCGGAGGAGGCCAAAGCCTTGAACGCCTCGCTGCCGGAAAAGCTGGGGCAGCTTTCGCAAAAAATGGGATTCCGGCTCGTGCACTTCAGCACGGACTTCGTCTTTGACGGGCGCAAGGAAACCGCCTACGTCGAGGACGATCCCACGGCCCCCCTGTCGGTCTATGGAAAAACCAAGCTTCAAGGGGAACAGAAACTGCTCGCCTTGGGGCTTGACGATCTGCTGATCGTCCGCTCCGCGTGGCTTTTCGGTCCAGGCCGCGACAATTTCGTATCCAAGATCCTTCGGCTGGCAAAAACCCGCGAAACCCTTTCCGTCGTGCACGACCAGATCGGTTCCCCGACATACACGCCGGACCTGGCCCGGCACACCCTCGCCCTGGTGGATGCCGGAGCCAAAGGGATATTCCACGTGGTCAACAGCGGACGGGCCAGTTGGTGCGAGCTGGCTGCGGAAGCGATCAAGATCGCCGGGCTGAATTGCCGCATCGAAGCGATTCCTTCCAGCGCCTACCCCGCCAAGGCCGTTCGCCCGGCGTTTTCTCAACTGGACACCGGCAAACTCGCCGAGGCAACCGGGAAAACGCCCCGAACCTGGGCGCAGGCCCTGCGGGATTACGTCTACACCGACCTCGCGGACCAATTCACCGAGGAATAAACTCCTCCGGCCACAGCCTCAACGCATCAAGTCGCGAACCATCACGTTCGCGTCCGCCACGCGGCGCGCCAGCAACGTGACCAGGAATCGATCCAGGGAAGTCGCCAGTTGCGGCAGCTTTTGCTTGAGCACGGCCAACCGCTTCTTGGACAAACGATGCACCACGCTCTGCTCGTTGGCCCGCACGGAAGCGCTGCGCTCCGAGTGGGTATAGATGCCCATTTCACCGAAGATGGATCCCGGTCCGAGCTTCTTGAGCCGGACGGTCTTGCCTCCGGGAATCTCCAACTCGACGGTCAGCATTCCCGACTCGACGAAAAACATGGAATCCGAGGCGTCGCCCTGCCGGAACACGTACTCCCCGCTCCGCACCTCCATCCTCTGGAGAATACGCAACAGGCGAGGCAGATCGTTCCTGTCCGGGAAGACCGGAGCGAGCAGATCCACCAGCGAACTTTCCTCGGCCTCAAGCAGCCCGGCCTGCTCAAGCAGCTTGTCCTCGCACCACTCCAGGGCGAAATCCAGATTTCGGAAAAGCACGAATGCCTTTTGATCCTCCCCTGCAAGCCCTGCTTTTTCCAGGCGCTCCTCAAGCACGAAAGGCACGTTGGTCAAGATCGTGCGCACTTCCTGATCCCGCCCAAGCTGCGCCATGCCGCCCAGAACGCGGGTCAGGCCGGAGCCGAATCCCTTGATCTGGGTGAAATCGAGAACCACGAAACGAAGCGGCCTGTGGCCGGGTTCTTCCAACCGCTCCCAAACGGCGCGCAGGGCCGCGCTCAGAGAACCTCCGGAAAGGAAGCCCTGCATTCGCAGGATGAAGATGCTTTGTCCAAGTTCGCGCAGGGCGTCTGCCTGCCCCGGAGCCCGGTCGACATTGCTGTGCAGAGTGTCTCCGGACATGATCGACTTGATGGCCGAAGTGGAGGAATGGCGAGCCAGGCCGAGCATGAGCGCAAGGAACACTCCCACCACCACGCCCGGCGCGAACCCGGCCCCCACGGTCACCGCGAAGCTGAGCAGAAGGCAGGCGAATTCCTCGGAACGCAAGTCCTCGGCAACGGCATCCACAAGCCAGCGCTTGATCAGATTCAATCCCATGAAGCAAAGCAGACCGGCCGGAATAAACGGCGGGATGGCGGAAAGAAGGCCTCCCCCCCAGACCAGGGCCGCGGCGCACACCAGAGAAGCCACCAGGGAGCCCAGGCGGCCTACGCCGCCGGCCCGCAAGGTGCCGAGGCTGCGCCCCAGGGACATGGACACGGGAAATCCCACGGCCAGCCCGGAAAGGAGATTCGCAACTCCGAGAGCGCGCAACTCCGGACC
It includes:
- the rfbD gene encoding dTDP-4-dehydrorhamnose reductase; the protein is MNFFEGKKAIVLGGKTGLLGQALVRALHEAGAEVTATARSGLNPLNSEALNGFIDREEPALLFNAVAHTQVDMAEDEPEEAKALNASLPEKLGQLSQKMGFRLVHFSTDFVFDGRKETAYVEDDPTAPLSVYGKTKLQGEQKLLALGLDDLLIVRSAWLFGPGRDNFVSKILRLAKTRETLSVVHDQIGSPTYTPDLARHTLALVDAGAKGIFHVVNSGRASWCELAAEAIKIAGLNCRIEAIPSSAYPAKAVRPAFSQLDTGKLAEATGKTPRTWAQALRDYVYTDLADQFTEE